One Halobacterium zhouii genomic region harbors:
- a CDS encoding AIR synthase family protein yields MDPGKADRSFFEEHVFQRTGADREDVRLGPTYGADFGAIDVGGRVVALASDPVFVLRDLGIERAAWYAFHICVSDVALSGLPPTHLAVDLNLPPDTTDETFDAIWSVFDREARNLGTSIVTGHTGTYEGCAFPTVGGATALAVGDPEDVVYPTGARPGDRVVVTKGPAVESAGMLAVLFGDDLPLAGSTVDAARERFEEASPVRDALTAAAAGGVTAMHDATERGLANGFHELAAASGVRLAVERDAVPVGDGVREVCDYFGIDPWTASSEGTVVMAVDPDAVAGVLDALAGEGVRAADVGAVEERRDAGSALAAVTVDGDPLPEPDSDPLWGAYETGLERFRKT; encoded by the coding sequence ATGGACCCCGGCAAGGCCGACCGTTCGTTCTTCGAGGAGCACGTCTTCCAGCGAACGGGGGCGGACCGCGAGGACGTCCGCCTCGGGCCGACCTACGGCGCGGATTTCGGCGCGATAGACGTCGGCGGGCGCGTCGTCGCGCTCGCCAGCGACCCCGTGTTCGTGCTCCGCGACCTGGGAATCGAGCGCGCGGCGTGGTACGCGTTCCACATCTGCGTCAGCGACGTTGCACTCTCCGGCCTGCCGCCGACGCACCTCGCGGTCGACCTGAACCTCCCGCCCGACACCACGGACGAGACGTTCGACGCCATCTGGTCGGTGTTCGACCGTGAAGCCCGGAACCTCGGGACGAGCATCGTCACCGGCCACACGGGCACCTACGAGGGATGTGCGTTCCCGACTGTTGGCGGCGCGACGGCGCTCGCGGTCGGCGACCCCGAGGACGTCGTCTACCCGACTGGCGCGCGCCCCGGCGACCGCGTGGTCGTCACGAAGGGACCGGCAGTCGAGTCGGCGGGGATGCTCGCCGTGTTGTTCGGCGACGACCTGCCGCTTGCCGGGTCGACCGTCGACGCCGCCCGCGAGCGCTTCGAGGAGGCGAGCCCGGTCCGGGACGCGCTCACCGCAGCGGCCGCGGGCGGCGTCACCGCGATGCACGACGCGACCGAGCGCGGCCTCGCCAACGGCTTCCACGAACTCGCGGCGGCGAGCGGCGTCCGCCTCGCGGTCGAACGCGACGCGGTGCCCGTCGGCGACGGCGTCCGCGAGGTCTGTGACTACTTCGGCATCGACCCGTGGACGGCTTCCAGCGAGGGAACAGTCGTGATGGCCGTCGACCCGGACGCCGTCGCCGGCGTCCTCGACGCGCTCGCTGGGGAGGGCGTCCGTGCCGCCGACGTGGGAGCGGTCGAGGAGCGCCGGGACGCCGGCAGCGCGCTGGCTGCGGTCACAGTCGATGGAGACCCCCTTCCGGAACCCGACTCGGACCCGCTCTGGGGCGCCTACGAGACCGGACTGGAGCGATTCAGAAAGACGTAG
- a CDS encoding ATP-binding protein, translating to MVQSGDELEVTEDGVSLPAAEVLTGRGFVTGKSGSGKSNTVSVFAEELLSLDARLLVIDTDGEYYGLKEGYEVLHLGAGDQCDVEVKPENAKIVSELVLADGVPVVLDVSGFLEVEEANELVYEVAKHVFATAGSIRQPCLMLVEECHEYIPEQGGLGDVGEMLVRIAKRGRKRGLGLCGLSQRPAAVDKDFITQCDWLAWHRLTWANDTKVVKRVLGPEYAEEIESLDTGESFLVTDWDESIRRVKFRKKNTFDAGATPGFGETRDPDLKPVPQSWLDAFAATKFKKDPEGVEDGVDAAPDRGGDDEEPEESAGVLDDVEESASGQAADASSSGDTSSADASETSSDDAADSSDAGGTTSTASSASSSGRNDDAVSNGAAGRGATDAGRGIIQEHDGPGVHRGRATSGGRVVNSRDSRRSFSPAFPADLAERLDAMDDWVDSRSPRVTRTRAPPRDAQSVALELGEMVTFVGKAIVWGVFAALYYVVRHVVGALLVAVAYVAGGVRYLGYRAVAAVRSDGRRATAATREGAQRSGSVLRRAARRGANGLRAVGRRTRRAAGTARDAVFGPRDDRSRVIVGGRDESDEPRSDGGEERERPTADLLVGGAVLAVAVAAVAVVAVAATVGPASLLP from the coding sequence ATGGTTCAGTCCGGCGACGAGCTCGAGGTGACCGAGGACGGCGTCAGCCTCCCGGCCGCCGAGGTGCTCACAGGTCGCGGGTTCGTCACCGGGAAGTCCGGCAGCGGAAAGTCGAACACGGTGAGCGTGTTCGCCGAGGAGCTACTCTCCCTGGACGCGCGCCTGCTCGTCATCGACACGGACGGCGAGTACTACGGCCTCAAAGAGGGGTACGAGGTGTTACACCTCGGGGCGGGCGACCAGTGCGACGTCGAGGTGAAACCCGAGAACGCCAAGATAGTCAGCGAACTGGTGCTGGCCGACGGCGTTCCCGTGGTGCTCGACGTGTCGGGGTTCCTGGAGGTAGAGGAAGCGAACGAACTGGTGTACGAGGTCGCGAAACACGTCTTCGCGACGGCGGGGTCGATCCGCCAGCCGTGTCTGATGCTCGTCGAGGAGTGCCACGAGTACATCCCCGAGCAGGGCGGCCTCGGCGACGTCGGCGAGATGCTGGTGCGCATCGCGAAGCGCGGCCGCAAGCGCGGCCTGGGGCTCTGTGGCCTCTCCCAGCGCCCCGCGGCGGTGGACAAGGACTTCATCACGCAGTGCGACTGGCTGGCGTGGCATCGCCTCACCTGGGCGAACGACACGAAGGTCGTCAAGCGCGTGCTCGGCCCCGAGTACGCCGAGGAGATCGAGTCCCTGGACACCGGCGAGTCGTTTTTGGTGACTGACTGGGACGAGTCCATCCGGCGCGTGAAGTTCCGGAAGAAGAACACGTTCGACGCGGGCGCGACGCCCGGATTCGGGGAGACGCGGGACCCCGACCTGAAGCCAGTCCCGCAGTCCTGGCTCGACGCGTTCGCGGCGACGAAGTTCAAGAAAGACCCCGAAGGGGTAGAGGACGGCGTCGACGCGGCGCCGGACCGCGGCGGTGACGACGAGGAACCGGAGGAGTCCGCGGGCGTGCTCGACGACGTCGAGGAATCGGCCAGCGGTCAGGCGGCGGACGCATCTTCGAGCGGGGACACGTCGAGTGCGGACGCGAGCGAGACGTCCTCCGACGACGCGGCGGATTCGAGTGATGCAGGCGGGACCACGAGTACCGCCAGTTCGGCGTCGTCGAGCGGTCGGAACGACGACGCGGTATCCAACGGCGCCGCCGGTCGCGGCGCCACGGACGCGGGACGCGGAATCATCCAGGAGCACGACGGCCCGGGCGTCCACAGGGGACGCGCGACGAGCGGCGGGCGCGTCGTGAACAGCCGGGACTCGCGGCGGTCGTTCTCGCCGGCGTTCCCGGCGGACCTCGCCGAGCGTCTGGACGCGATGGACGACTGGGTCGACTCGCGGAGTCCGCGCGTGACGCGGACGAGGGCGCCACCGAGGGACGCACAGTCGGTCGCCCTGGAACTCGGGGAGATGGTGACGTTCGTCGGGAAGGCGATCGTCTGGGGCGTGTTCGCGGCGCTCTACTACGTCGTCCGGCACGTCGTCGGCGCGCTTCTGGTCGCCGTGGCTTACGTCGCCGGTGGCGTCCGCTACCTCGGCTACCGAGCGGTCGCGGCGGTTCGGTCGGACGGCCGGCGCGCGACGGCGGCGACGCGTGAGGGCGCCCAGCGGTCGGGGTCGGTGCTCCGCCGCGCCGCTCGCCGTGGGGCGAACGGACTGCGCGCGGTCGGTCGACGGACGCGCCGTGCGGCGGGCACAGCTCGAGACGCCGTGTTCGGGCCGCGTGACGACCGGTCGCGCGTCATCGTCGGCGGCCGCGACGAGTCCGACGAACCGCGGAGCGACGGGGGCGAGGAGCGCGAACGACCGACCGCGGACCTGCTGGTCGGTGGCGCCGTGCTGGCCGTGGCGGTCGCGGCCGTCGCAGTTGTCGCCGTTGCAGCCACCGTCGGGCCGGCGTCGTTGCTGCCGTAA
- the mutL gene encoding DNA mismatch repair endonuclease MutL has translation MTASDRIRELDDATVAQIAAGEVVERPASVVKELVENSLDADASRIDVTVESGGTEGITVADDGDGMTADGLRSAVRQHTTSKLGDASDLDGVATLGFRGEALYTIGSVSRMTVSTRRRDAGDAGAELTVDHGDAGDVRSAGRPAGTTVEVQELFAETPARRKYLKREATEFAHVNRAVTRYALANPDVAVSLTHDGREVFATTGTGDVRDAALSVYGREVAQSLRRVDAELGDTSGGGGETDGAVERVHGYVSDPEVTRATREYLATFVNGRSVRDSILREAVLDGYGGQLANDRYPFAVLFVEVDGVDANVHPRKMEVRFEDEAGVKRAVRDAVRGALLDSGLVRSQAPRGKSKPGDAPVSPERRDSSGVRDSDGVSDQNEAGDPRAQVASERRGSSRSEETRSSSSSESTGATETTTGASEAEHDTSGSRFSEPTENARLVDDEGASEPADASTPADGHESDDDFESLPDLRVLGQLQDTYVVAETDDGLVLVDQHAADERVQYERLRERLDGTSQSLVQSVELNLTAGEAAVFEDALPALRELGFEASLAERTAIVEAVPAVIADALDPELARDVLADFVADAGGDLVADAADELLSDMACRPAVTGNTSLAEGRIVALLDALDDCENPFACPHGRPTVVRVDGDELATRFERDYPGHGGRRREDAGN, from the coding sequence ATGACGGCAAGCGACCGCATCCGCGAGTTGGACGACGCGACGGTCGCGCAGATCGCGGCGGGCGAGGTGGTAGAGCGCCCGGCGAGCGTGGTGAAGGAACTCGTGGAGAACAGCCTCGACGCCGACGCGTCGCGCATCGACGTGACCGTCGAGAGCGGCGGCACGGAGGGAATCACGGTCGCGGACGACGGCGACGGCATGACGGCCGACGGCCTGCGTTCGGCGGTGCGCCAGCACACCACGAGCAAACTCGGCGACGCATCGGACCTGGACGGCGTCGCGACCCTCGGGTTCCGGGGCGAAGCACTCTACACCATCGGCTCCGTGTCGCGGATGACCGTCTCCACGCGCCGCCGGGATGCGGGCGACGCGGGCGCCGAACTGACGGTCGACCACGGCGACGCTGGCGATGTCCGGTCCGCTGGACGCCCCGCCGGCACGACCGTCGAGGTCCAGGAGTTGTTCGCGGAGACGCCGGCGCGCCGGAAGTACCTGAAGCGGGAGGCGACGGAGTTCGCGCACGTCAACCGCGCGGTGACGCGGTACGCGCTCGCGAACCCCGACGTCGCGGTGTCGCTGACCCACGACGGCCGTGAGGTGTTCGCGACGACGGGCACGGGGGACGTGCGGGACGCTGCGCTCTCGGTGTACGGTCGGGAGGTCGCGCAGTCGCTCCGCCGCGTCGACGCGGAACTGGGCGACACGTCCGGCGGTGGCGGCGAGACCGATGGAGCCGTCGAGCGCGTTCACGGCTATGTCTCCGACCCCGAGGTCACGCGGGCGACTCGCGAGTATCTCGCGACGTTCGTGAACGGGCGCTCCGTCCGCGATTCCATCCTGCGAGAGGCCGTGCTGGACGGCTACGGCGGCCAGCTCGCGAACGACCGTTACCCGTTCGCGGTGCTGTTCGTCGAGGTGGACGGTGTCGACGCGAACGTCCACCCCCGGAAGATGGAGGTGCGCTTCGAGGACGAAGCCGGCGTGAAGCGCGCGGTTCGCGACGCCGTCCGGGGCGCCCTCCTGGACTCTGGGCTGGTGCGTTCGCAGGCCCCGCGCGGGAAGTCCAAGCCCGGTGACGCGCCCGTCTCGCCGGAACGGCGTGATTCCAGCGGCGTGCGCGACTCGGACGGAGTGAGCGACCAGAACGAAGCGGGTGACCCGCGTGCGCAGGTGGCGAGCGAGAGGCGCGGCAGTTCGCGTTCCGAGGAGACGCGTTCGTCATCGAGCAGCGAATCCACTGGCGCAACCGAGACGACCACCGGTGCGAGCGAGGCCGAGCACGACACGTCGGGAAGTCGGTTCTCGGAACCGACGGAGAACGCTCGCCTCGTGGACGACGAGGGCGCGTCGGAGCCTGCTGATGCGTCGACGCCCGCGGACGGGCACGAGTCCGACGACGACTTCGAATCCCTCCCCGACCTTCGGGTACTCGGCCAGTTACAGGACACGTACGTCGTCGCGGAAACCGACGACGGACTGGTGCTCGTCGACCAGCACGCGGCGGACGAGCGCGTGCAGTACGAGCGCCTGCGGGAGCGTCTCGACGGCACCTCGCAGTCGCTCGTGCAGTCCGTCGAACTGAATCTGACGGCGGGCGAAGCGGCGGTGTTCGAGGACGCGCTGCCGGCGCTCCGGGAGTTGGGCTTCGAGGCGTCCTTGGCTGAGCGGACTGCCATCGTCGAGGCGGTTCCGGCCGTCATCGCGGACGCGCTCGACCCGGAACTGGCTCGGGACGTGCTCGCAGATTTCGTGGCCGACGCCGGCGGTGACCTGGTAGCGGACGCCGCCGACGAACTGCTCTCCGACATGGCGTGCCGGCCCGCCGTCACCGGGAACACGTCGCTCGCGGAGGGCCGAATCGTCGCGCTGCTCGACGCGCTGGACGACTGCGAGAACCCGTTCGCGTGCCCGCACGGGCGCCCGACAGTGGTTCGCGTGGACGGCGACGAACTCGCCACGCGCTTCGAGCGGGACTACCCCGGGCACGGCGGGCGGCGGCGGGAGGATGCGGGGAACTAA
- the kdgK1 gene encoding bifunctional 2-dehydro-3-deoxygluconokinase/2-dehydro-3-deoxygalactonokinase → MDLVTFGETMLRLSPPGQERLERATELEFRAAGAESNVAVAAGRLGLETTWLSKLPDSPLGRKVTATLRAQGTEPAVAWSESGRQGVYFLEQAGEPRGTNVVYDRTDAAVTTATPADLDVSRVEAADYFFTSGITPALSATLADTTRDLLARARESGATTALDVNYRSKLWDSTTARAELESLFPHVDVLFVARRDARRVLDREGDAPAIARGLSEDFDFGTVVVTRGEDGAVAFHGGETVEQSVFEAETHDAVGTGDAFVGGYIARRAQGGDIVDALEWGAATAALKRTIPGDVALVTPAEVDAVLDGNTADIDR, encoded by the coding sequence ATGGACCTCGTGACGTTCGGCGAGACGATGCTTCGCCTCTCGCCGCCCGGTCAGGAGCGCCTCGAGCGCGCGACGGAACTGGAGTTCCGCGCGGCGGGCGCGGAGAGCAATGTCGCGGTCGCTGCGGGTCGACTCGGCCTCGAGACGACGTGGCTGTCGAAACTCCCCGACAGTCCGCTCGGTCGGAAGGTGACAGCGACCCTGCGCGCGCAGGGCACCGAACCTGCGGTCGCGTGGAGCGAGTCGGGCAGACAGGGCGTCTACTTCCTCGAACAGGCCGGCGAGCCGCGAGGGACGAACGTCGTCTACGACCGTACGGACGCGGCGGTGACGACGGCGACGCCCGCGGATCTCGACGTGTCGAGGGTCGAGGCGGCGGACTACTTCTTCACGAGTGGCATCACGCCCGCGCTGTCCGCGACGCTCGCGGACACCACGCGGGACCTGCTGGCGCGCGCCCGGGAGTCGGGCGCGACGACGGCACTCGACGTGAATTATCGGTCGAAACTGTGGGACTCGACGACGGCGCGAGCGGAACTTGAGTCGCTGTTCCCGCACGTGGACGTGTTGTTCGTCGCGAGACGGGACGCCCGACGGGTTCTGGACCGCGAGGGTGATGCGCCAGCGATCGCGCGCGGTCTCAGCGAGGATTTCGACTTCGGGACGGTGGTGGTGACGCGCGGTGAAGACGGTGCAGTCGCCTTCCACGGCGGTGAGACGGTCGAACAGTCGGTGTTCGAGGCGGAGACGCACGACGCGGTCGGCACCGGGGACGCGTTCGTCGGCGGCTACATCGCGCGGCGAGCGCAGGGCGGGGACATCGTTGACGCACTCGAGTGGGGCGCGGCGACGGCCGCACTCAAGCGGACGATTCCAGGCGACGTCGCACTGGTGACGCCGGCGGAGGTCGACGCCGTGTTAGACGGTAACACTGCGGATATCGACCGTTGA
- the mutS gene encoding DNA mismatch repair protein MutS, whose protein sequence is MSIVEEFLELKEGTDADVLAMQVGDFYECFGEDAQTVSEELDLKVSEKSSHGSSYPMAGVPVDDLLPYLKSLVERGYRVAIADQNETEDGHEREITRVVTPGTLLETTDAEARYLASVVRDGDWGVAFVDVTTGRFRVTTVGDRADAVTELYRFAPTEILPGPDLRGDGDFLATLRERTDATVSLHESGAFAPGKATHSVREQFGESALRSIGVDAESPAARAAGAALDYVAETDAGVLASLSRLQPYRADEHVELDATTQRNLELTDTMTDAGGQTLFETLDHTASAAGGRRLRAWLTRPVRDRRELERRQEAVGALVDSPLARDELRDALGDAYDLERLASRAAGGRADATDLLQVRRTLALVPDVADALTTVPELAESPAADVLARVDRNAAADVREKLAAALAEDPPKTLRQGGLLREGYDEELDELLVEHREHTEWLEGLAAREKERLGITHLQVDRNKTDGYYVQVGRSETDAVPDEYREVKALKNSKRYTTEELEERERAIVRVEEARADLEYRLFEELRSWVGERADLLQQVGRALAELDALASFAEHAAVNRWTRPELTEGDDLEIEAGRHPVVEQTTEFVPNDATFGASRRFVVVTGPNMSGKSTYMRQVALVVLLAQVGSFVPANHARVGLVDGIYTRVGALDELAGGRSTFMVEMQELSRILHAATEDSLVILDEVGRGTATYDGISIAWAATEYLHNEVRAKTLFATHYHELTGLADHLDDVANVHVAVDGDPDSGSEDDVTFLRTVRDGSTDRSYGVHVADLAGVPDPVVDRSRDVLARLRDEQAVEARGSASEPVQAVFDVESGEYTESNRGAETDGASEGDDTGRDDALDPATEDVLADLRDVDVNETPPVELLSKVQAWQERLEDDR, encoded by the coding sequence GTGAGCATCGTCGAGGAGTTCCTCGAGTTGAAGGAGGGGACGGACGCCGACGTACTGGCGATGCAGGTCGGGGACTTCTACGAGTGCTTCGGCGAGGACGCACAGACGGTGAGCGAGGAACTCGACCTGAAGGTCTCCGAGAAGTCGAGTCACGGCTCCTCGTACCCGATGGCGGGCGTGCCGGTCGACGACCTCTTGCCGTACCTAAAGTCGCTCGTCGAGCGCGGCTACCGCGTCGCTATCGCGGACCAGAACGAGACCGAGGACGGCCACGAGCGCGAGATAACGCGCGTCGTGACGCCCGGAACGCTCCTCGAGACGACGGACGCCGAGGCGCGCTACCTCGCCAGCGTGGTGCGGGACGGCGACTGGGGCGTGGCGTTCGTGGACGTGACGACGGGCCGGTTCCGCGTCACCACCGTCGGCGACCGGGCGGACGCTGTCACCGAACTCTACCGGTTTGCCCCGACCGAGATACTGCCCGGCCCGGACCTGCGCGGTGACGGCGACTTCCTCGCGACGCTCCGGGAGCGCACCGACGCCACGGTGTCGCTCCACGAGTCGGGGGCGTTCGCGCCCGGGAAGGCGACACACAGCGTGCGCGAGCAGTTCGGGGAGAGCGCGCTCCGGAGCATCGGCGTGGACGCCGAGAGCCCGGCGGCCCGCGCGGCGGGCGCGGCCCTCGACTACGTCGCGGAGACCGACGCGGGCGTGCTCGCTTCGCTGTCCCGCCTTCAGCCCTACCGAGCGGACGAGCACGTCGAACTCGACGCGACCACACAACGGAATCTCGAACTCACCGACACGATGACGGATGCGGGCGGGCAGACGCTGTTCGAGACGCTCGACCACACGGCCTCGGCGGCGGGCGGACGCCGGCTCCGGGCGTGGCTCACCCGCCCCGTGCGCGACCGACGGGAACTCGAGCGCCGGCAGGAAGCGGTCGGGGCGCTCGTCGACTCGCCGCTCGCGCGCGACGAACTCCGCGACGCGCTCGGCGACGCGTACGACCTCGAGCGACTGGCGAGTCGGGCGGCGGGCGGGCGCGCAGACGCCACCGACCTGCTCCAGGTGCGGCGCACGCTCGCGCTCGTCCCCGACGTCGCGGACGCGCTGACCACAGTCCCCGAACTCGCGGAGTCGCCCGCGGCAGACGTGCTGGCCCGCGTGGACCGGAACGCGGCCGCGGACGTCCGCGAGAAACTCGCCGCGGCGCTCGCCGAGGACCCGCCGAAGACGCTCCGACAGGGCGGCCTGCTCCGGGAGGGGTACGACGAGGAACTCGACGAGTTGCTCGTCGAGCACCGCGAGCACACCGAGTGGCTGGAGGGCCTCGCCGCCCGTGAGAAGGAGCGACTCGGAATCACACACCTCCAGGTCGACCGCAACAAGACCGACGGCTACTACGTGCAGGTGGGTCGCTCGGAGACCGACGCGGTGCCCGACGAGTACCGCGAGGTGAAGGCGCTGAAGAACTCGAAACGCTACACCACGGAGGAACTCGAGGAGCGCGAGCGCGCGATCGTGCGAGTGGAGGAGGCGCGCGCGGACCTCGAGTACCGACTCTTCGAGGAACTGCGGAGTTGGGTGGGCGAGCGCGCGGACCTCCTCCAGCAGGTGGGGCGCGCACTCGCGGAACTCGACGCGCTCGCCAGCTTCGCGGAGCACGCCGCTGTGAACCGCTGGACGCGCCCGGAACTCACAGAGGGCGACGACCTCGAGATCGAGGCTGGTCGTCATCCCGTGGTCGAGCAGACCACCGAGTTCGTGCCGAACGACGCGACGTTCGGCGCTAGCCGACGGTTCGTCGTCGTCACCGGGCCGAACATGAGCGGGAAGTCGACGTACATGCGCCAGGTCGCACTCGTCGTCCTGCTCGCGCAGGTCGGCAGTTTCGTGCCCGCCAACCACGCCCGCGTCGGCCTCGTAGACGGCATCTACACCCGGGTCGGCGCGCTCGACGAACTCGCGGGCGGCCGCTCGACGTTCATGGTGGAGATGCAGGAACTCTCCCGCATCCTCCACGCCGCCACCGAGGACTCGCTCGTGATCCTCGACGAAGTCGGCCGCGGCACCGCGACGTACGACGGTATCAGCATCGCGTGGGCGGCGACCGAGTATCTCCACAACGAGGTGCGCGCGAAGACCCTGTTCGCAACCCACTACCACGAACTCACGGGTCTCGCCGACCACCTCGACGACGTGGCGAACGTCCACGTCGCGGTGGACGGCGATCCGGACTCGGGTTCCGAAGACGACGTCACCTTCCTGCGGACCGTCCGCGACGGTTCGACCGACCGCTCGTACGGCGTCCACGTCGCGGATTTAGCTGGGGTTCCCGACCCCGTCGTCGACCGCTCTCGTGACGTGCTCGCCCGCCTCCGTGACGAGCAGGCCGTCGAAGCGCGCGGCAGCGCGAGTGAGCCCGTGCAGGCAGTGTTCGACGTCGAGAGCGGCGAGTACACGGAGTCGAACAGAGGTGCCGAGACGGACGGAGCGAGTGAGGGCGACGACACTGGCCGGGACGACGCGCTCGACCCGGCGACCGAGGACGTGTTGGCGGACCTCCGGGACGTCGACGTCAACGAGACGCCGCCCGTCGAACTGCTGTCGAAGGTGCAGGCGTGGCAGGAGCGCCTCGAGGACGACAGGTAG
- a CDS encoding aminopeptidase, with protein sequence MDPRVRQHAEVIVEHSTEIEEGDHVVINAPSEAEELVTALYRLCGERDAKPVWVGTNPRASRELLQHSDPEKFSVPEHVKGLYEGMDVYIGVRSATNVNEMGDLSPDIMAEYGKAQKEVQEIRLGKRWCGTQYPSQGYAQKAEMSTAAYEEFVYDAVNKDWAAQREFQAQMVEILDPAEEVRIVSGDTTDITMSVAGMNTVNDDGKTNLPGGEVFTAPVPDSVEGEVLFDKPVMTRGREVQNASLEFEDGVVVDYDADQHADVLAAVLDTDEGARRLGELGIGMNRDIDEFTYNMLFDEKMGDTIHLAIGKAIDETVPEGQPKNESATHLDMIVDMAEDSYIEVDGEVVQRDGTFRFEDGFEE encoded by the coding sequence ATGGATCCGCGAGTCCGCCAGCACGCCGAGGTCATCGTCGAGCACTCCACCGAAATCGAAGAGGGCGACCACGTCGTCATCAACGCGCCTTCGGAGGCCGAGGAGCTCGTCACCGCCCTGTACCGACTCTGTGGAGAGCGCGACGCGAAGCCGGTGTGGGTGGGGACCAACCCCCGCGCGTCTCGCGAGCTCCTCCAGCACTCGGACCCCGAGAAGTTCAGCGTTCCCGAGCACGTGAAAGGCCTGTACGAGGGGATGGACGTCTACATCGGAGTCCGGAGCGCGACGAACGTCAACGAGATGGGTGACCTGTCGCCCGACATCATGGCCGAGTACGGGAAGGCCCAGAAGGAGGTTCAGGAGATCCGCCTGGGGAAGCGCTGGTGTGGCACCCAGTACCCCTCGCAGGGGTACGCCCAGAAGGCGGAGATGTCCACGGCGGCATACGAGGAGTTCGTCTACGACGCCGTGAACAAGGACTGGGCGGCCCAGCGCGAGTTCCAGGCCCAGATGGTCGAGATTCTCGACCCCGCAGAGGAGGTCCGCATCGTCTCCGGGGACACCACCGACATCACGATGAGCGTCGCCGGAATGAACACGGTCAACGACGACGGGAAGACGAACCTCCCCGGCGGCGAGGTGTTCACCGCGCCCGTTCCGGACAGCGTCGAGGGCGAAGTACTGTTCGACAAGCCGGTGATGACGCGGGGACGCGAGGTCCAGAACGCGTCCCTCGAGTTCGAGGACGGCGTGGTCGTCGATTACGACGCCGACCAGCACGCCGACGTGCTCGCCGCCGTCCTCGACACCGACGAGGGCGCGCGCAGACTCGGCGAACTCGGCATCGGGATGAACCGCGACATCGACGAGTTCACGTACAACATGCTGTTCGACGAGAAGATGGGCGACACCATCCACCTGGCAATCGGGAAGGCCATCGACGAGACGGTGCCCGAGGGCCAACCGAAGAACGAGTCCGCCACCCACCTCGACATGATCGTCGACATGGCGGAGGACTCGTACATCGAGGTCGACGGCGAGGTCGTCCAGCGCGACGGTACCTTCCGATTCGAGGACGGGTTCGAGGAGTAG
- a CDS encoding glycosyltransferase, translated as MNAERPALLGVVGLLVAATAGVAFGVRLGLPVSAQTLFVATLWGTTILFAGTAVVWFVLTYVVGAGYEPPEAVHGGDDVQVRILTIDAADVVQQTVDSLPAELDDVHVVAEADIDVAGATVHAVPDDFACEAVRKGRAIEWARRHIDCDREYALYLDEDSIVEQFDGLPDADVVQLREQPRHTGSVWSYLADVYRMGVQIEQRAFARLSVPLFAWGGGIAVRTSLEDDVTWDRETLVEDTAFVWAAARQFDIDFELGRVTCRNEAPPTLYEILQQRRRWAAGNLQATSLLPLRYRVLTRVRNYAWALSPIVTLVAVPLSVLGVGVVYGGAFTLASLGLAAFTAYWYLRGITYYGAPEFHWALAVPLAPVVTLVHSMGTVAGILSPPAEFRVTKKVGGR; from the coding sequence ATGAACGCAGAACGTCCCGCGCTCCTCGGCGTCGTCGGCCTGCTCGTCGCCGCGACGGCCGGCGTCGCCTTCGGTGTCCGACTCGGCCTGCCGGTGAGCGCACAGACCCTCTTCGTCGCGACGCTCTGGGGAACGACGATACTGTTCGCCGGCACCGCAGTCGTCTGGTTCGTCCTGACGTACGTCGTCGGCGCCGGCTACGAACCACCCGAAGCAGTACACGGCGGCGACGACGTGCAGGTCCGCATCCTCACGATCGACGCCGCGGACGTCGTCCAGCAGACCGTCGACTCGCTCCCCGCGGAACTCGACGACGTGCACGTCGTCGCGGAAGCCGACATCGACGTGGCGGGCGCGACGGTCCACGCCGTTCCCGACGACTTCGCCTGCGAGGCCGTGCGGAAGGGGCGCGCCATCGAGTGGGCGCGCCGGCACATCGACTGCGACCGCGAATACGCGCTCTACCTCGACGAGGACAGCATCGTCGAGCAGTTCGACGGCCTGCCGGACGCCGACGTCGTCCAGTTGCGCGAACAGCCACGCCACACGGGGTCGGTGTGGAGTTACCTCGCGGACGTCTACCGGATGGGCGTCCAGATCGAACAGCGCGCGTTCGCTCGCCTCTCGGTCCCGCTGTTCGCGTGGGGCGGCGGCATCGCCGTCCGCACGTCCCTCGAGGACGACGTGACGTGGGACCGCGAGACGCTCGTCGAGGACACCGCGTTCGTGTGGGCGGCCGCCCGGCAGTTCGACATCGACTTCGAACTCGGTCGCGTCACCTGCCGGAACGAGGCGCCGCCGACGCTCTACGAGATTCTCCAGCAGCGCCGCCGCTGGGCCGCGGGCAACCTGCAGGCAACCTCCCTGCTGCCGCTTCGCTACCGCGTGCTCACGCGAGTCCGAAACTACGCGTGGGCGCTCTCCCCCATCGTCACGCTCGTCGCCGTGCCGCTGTCCGTGCTCGGCGTCGGCGTCGTCTACGGCGGGGCGTTCACGCTCGCGTCACTCGGACTCGCGGCGTTCACCGCCTACTGGTACCTGCGCGGGATCACGTACTACGGGGCGCCGGAGTTCCACTGGGCGCTCGCGGTGCCGCTCGCGCCCGTCGTCACGCTCGTGCATTCGATGGGCACCGTCGCGGGCATCCTGAGTCCACCCGCAGAGTTCCGAGTCACGAAGAAAGTCGGCGGTCGGTAA